A segment of the Ochotona princeps isolate mOchPri1 chromosome 16, mOchPri1.hap1, whole genome shotgun sequence genome:
GGTGTGGGCCTTGAGCCGGAGAAAGCTGTTACAGAGGTATTCAGGTCACTGTGGGCCCCGCCCTTGGAAGGACTAGTGCTAGTTTCAGAGGGTGGGTGGGGTCCAAGGGAGGAGGGGGTGTTAACAAGAGGAGtgactggggctggcattgtggagcagCATGCTAAGCCGCAAcccgcagtgctggcatcccatgtggactgATGGTtcacctcctggctgctgcacctgtgattcctgcaaatgctcctgggaaggcagtgaaagatggtcccctgccacccacatgggccagCACGTGGGTctctcccagccctagctgttgtgttgtggccatctggggagtgaaccaacagatggaagacctttctctctctctctctctctctgtaattctggctttcaaatgaataaatcttattagAAAAAGATAAAAGGAGCCACGCTGGCTCTTCTAGTCTCTTGTTTCCTGTCTCATGGTGTGACCTGTTGCACACGTTCCTGGCATTCAATGCCACCTGCCCAGAGGCCCACACCAAAGCAGGGGCAGCGTCATGCTCCGCACGCCTAAGCCCCTGGAGCTACTGAAACTTCTTAGGTGTATAAAGTATACTTGTAGCCTCGGGGATCTTGTGAGAGTCACAGAAAACCAGCCCCACCAAGCCGGAACTACACATCTTGAAGGACTCTTTTGCCCGCTCTGTGTGAAGTAGAAGCCAGCCTGAGAAACAGGGCAATggaggacacacatacacacgcacacacacacagaaatcagaaagggagaggcagcgATTGAGATTCTGCAAGGGGGAGACAATCAATTTTCCACACAGCTCAGCCCTTCAATTCTATTTCCTGTTCCCCCATGAGGCCTGGAGACCTCACTCTTGCTTGGATTTTAAACTTCCAATAACATTGGTTTTGCTGAAGTCAGCGGGAACAGATTTTATTCTCACAACTCAAGATCTCCGAGCAAAAACGCCGGAGCTATTAGGTCCCGATTGTGAGCTGTGGTACAGGACATGATGAGAAATTATCTGGAGCTACTTCCTGCCCCCCATGGTGAGGCATCATGGGGGATGTCATCCTGACCCCCAGGCTCTGCCCCAGGGCCTCCTGGGAGATGCAGTTCTAGCTTCAGCTCTGCTGCAAGGCATCGTGGGAGAGGTGTCCCCAGCACCGCGTTGTGGGGAATCGCCGGGGAAGGTCACATTAACCTGGGTTTTGATGGTGTGGATTCTTCAAGGTGATGTTGTCCTAACAGTCAAACATTGCAGGAGTGACACTCCAAGCATTTTgtggggaaaaatggaattgaagctCTGAAGTTCATTGTGCTGCAGACTTTTATAAAATCCTTGTATACTTAAAATCCTCGCAGGACAGTGCAGTGGGTGCAATGATTAGCTAATCCTTTACTTGcaaactctgggatcccatatgggtgctggttcttatcccagtggtaccacttcccattcagcttcctacctatggcctgggaaagcagtagaggatgacccaaagccttgggaccctgcaaccgtgtgggagacctggaggaagctcctggctcctggctctggattggctcaactctggccattgtggccatttgggtagtgaaccagtggatagatcattctctgtatctccttctctctgtaaatctgcctttccaataaaaacaaatcttttttaaaaaaatctttgtatgCTCTTTCATAATGTTTTTTCCACAAAGGCCTCGTGGTCGTCTGGCATGTTTGGGCTGTAGGACACCGTGGAAGATGGGGTTAttcctcccctcctttcttccttcatccTCTCTTGGTTTCCCTTGGCCCCGTGGCTTCAGTCTCTGTCCCCCGCCACCGGTCTCTGCAGTGCCTGTGGAGTTCCGGTCGTGGGTACAGCAACTTAGGGCAGACCACCATCCTCCGACACCAGTGAGGCAGTTCAGAGGGGCCCTGCATGGGCGTGCCATGCCTGGAGTTGCCAACCAGACTGGCACCCgtgccccagccctgtccccaaATTTAGACACAACAGAGAAGGGCAGATAGGGTATAAAAACTTTATTTCTgtagaaaataaataacatgaatattaataaaaacagTCAGAGCCACCCTAACAATTGTCAGGACAAAGAACCCGCCCTTGGCCAGATGTCAGGGCAACCCTGGCATATACACAGTGGGCAGCTGGGAACTCACAGGCCCAGAGAGGTTGGCACACGGGCCTGGGGTCACAGCACCTGGGGGTCAACAGGGCTAGAGTGGAGGGATGGACAAGGTGGTGCCCCAGGGCCAGCCCGGGGTGGGGGTAGGGCTGCGGCTCAGTTCCATAAGAGAGTGATCCCCCCTAGGGTGGAGGTCAGGAGCGCTGAGGTGACCAGGAGGCTGAGGTGTGCAGGGCCTGGCCGGGGCGCCTGCGCTGTGCGGGGCTGGGCATCTGAGGCTGCGTTGTTGCAGCCGCTGCCAGTGCAGCACATAGTGAGGTTGACATGGGTCAGGCCAAAAGCCTCAGCCACGTGCAGCCGGTGGCACCAGGAGACGGTGGCGCAGCCTCGGATCGTGTAACTCGGGTTCCCCAGccctgaagagacagaagcatGAAGTAAGCCTCTCAGAGTCTGGAATTCTCAGGTGGGGAGGACGTCCCTCCTTCTGGGGGACACCAGCATTCCCACGGTGTGGCCCAAGAACTCCCCGGTTGGGGCGGAGGTTCCTGAGACCCATGTGGGGTACCTGCAAAGCCAACATTGGTTTTCTAAGGATGCTGAGACATCTTTTGGCTTTTCCGCTTTCTGGAGCTTTCCAGAAACTCCGAGACACAGGCTATTGCCACAGACTGAACGTGGAGCATATGTGAGGCTCCAGCTGGCTTCTCTCTAGCCAGACACGAAAGCCATGTGcgactcacatacacacaccggTGCCTGGCTTCTCGCCGCGGTTCTTTTGTTTGGGAACACACAGACATTGTTCATAGAAGAAAAATGTGACTTATGTTCCCATATATAATGAGAGCTTGAATTGTACtaatgaatcaataaataaacCTCTAACGTTTTTCTCAGGTTTGATTTTTGGTGCGGTGTACAGGTACAGTGGGGGTCCACACAGATGATTTTCTAAGAGCCTGAAAGAGTCAGTCTTAAGAAAGTggcctggggcccagtgtgatagcctagcggctgaagtcctcgccttgcacacgccaggatcccatatgggcactgattcttatcccagctgttccgcttcccatccagctccctgcttgtggcctgggaaagcagttgaggatggcccaacgcctttgGAGCCCGtacctgccatgtgggagacccagaagaaggtcctggctcctggctttagactggcccacctccggcctttgtggccatttggggagtaaaccggcagatggaagatcattcaaacaaatagatcttaAGGGAAGAAAGGCCACAATGTTTGAGAACCACTGGGATAGAGAGACCTTGCTAGGATGTCAGGAGGGGAGTTTAGGCGTCCACAGGGGTCCCGCCCCACAGAGGCCCACATTTCCCCAGCAGATGTCTGAAGGTTCCACCTCTTCCGCCTTACAACGGCCCCTCCCAGCCTTCCCCAGGGCCTCACCATTAGTGCCCGTGGCTTCCACACACCGATCCATGGGCCCCCTGCAGTCAGTGAGAGACGTCTCCTCCGCGGAACACCCGTGGGTGCTGTTGCCCTCACAGCTGTAGCACTGGAGGCCGTTGGGTGGCAGGTGGTGATGTTCCAGGACTGTGGAGAGGACAGAGGCAGAGGCCGAGAAGTCAGCCaccaggctcagggctcctgcctcCTCGGCCCACCATGGCAGCATGTGGGGAGGCAAAGCAGCCAAGAGGAGCTCTGGCTGTCCTCTGCCTCTTacgtaaatttttttaaaaattaagaaaaatggaaagtgCGTGAAAATGCATACTGTAAGAAGaaattgtgcatggatttcaaaagccaCAGGCAAGGTGGAGTTTGGCAGTTGAAGAAATTAAATGAAGACCATGAGGTGCACAGATGTGGAATTCCTTTGGCTACAGTAGGGCTTCCTGTTTTTCTTcgttttcttctattttaattatttacaaGCCAGAGCATcacagatggagggagggagatcttccatccactggttctctccgcaaatggctgcagtagtcagggctaggccaggccaaaggcaggagcccagagctccacccaggactcccatgtgggtccaggggcccaaactcttgggccatcctccgctgctttcccaggccatgatcagggagctgttccggaagtggagcagccgggacaggaaccataCAGGATGTGGGGGTTTTGAGCAGCAGCCATCAGTGGCCCCCCTGGATTTTACTCCAAGGGGATGGAGAAGAGGCTGAAGCGCTGTGGAAAACACAGTGATACTGAGTGACAGTCTGAAAAACATGGAAAAGCCCTGAGCCTTGGGCTGGCAGGAGCAGAAGCAGGAAGAGTGGAGAGGAGGATTCTGCGGTGAGCCAGGCAGGAAGTCACCAAGGCTGTGGCTGGGATGGCGACTGTGCTGACACTGGCAGTGGGAGGAGCTTCAGGAGATGGGGAGCAGGCAGATGACACCAGTTTCGCTGAGTTCCCACAATGTCCTTCTCCAAGGAAATCAGTAGGGAGAGGGTGCATGGCCCAAGCATGACTGTGGGGGACCCCGCCCTCCGCCCAGGCTCCCCCCAGTCCCCGGTCCTTACCAGGGCCTCTGTTGCAGTAGGAGGTGTTGCAGCAGCTCAGGAAGTGGAAGGTATGGTTGTTGTGGAAGCCTGTGGGGCCTGGGCAGCCGGGAAGCTGACCGCAGCCGTAGGTGTGGTGCTCGTACATTAGGCTGCCTAGGGAGCAAAGAGCAGAGGTCAGAGGTTACATCACAGGTAAAGGACCGCAGCTCAATTTGCCCACAGAGCAGGTGTTCCTTTTGCCCCTGTCCTCCTTGCAGGATCCTCACTTTCTTTaggagactacatttcccagcctcGCTAGTCACAGGATGAAATTCTCTCATCATGTGATACAACAGGAACCATTTAAATGGGATTCTTGGACCGTGACTGTGAGGGCTGGAGCGCTGGCAGCCATGATGGATGCCAAGGCGGCTTTGAGAATGGATGACATGAGAAGGCCTCTCAGTCCCTGTGGACACTGGGACTGTCCTAGAGGCCCTGGACTGGCAATCACCTGTGACCTGGGACCCCGGGCTGGGGTCCAGGACTCACCTTCCAGGCTGCGGTAGCTCACCACCTGCAGGCACTGCTCCTCAGGGCGGCGGCACTGCAGGCTCTGTTCCCGGCTCCTCTCGCAACTCAGGTCTGAGGAGGCGCAGGAGATGCATTCCAGGTATCGACCCCTGGGAAACGTGGCAACGGGGTCTGGTGAAAACAGatgggcggggtgggggaagcTCCATAAGGAAGGGGGCTCCAGCTCCCCCCCTCATCCTTCCCTTCAACCCACCAAGCCCCGCCCCTTGTGCCTCCTGGATCTTTCTGGAATCCAGACGGCCCCTGAAGGATGACGCTAACCCTCGTCACTGaccctgcccctcctctgctcCAAACACTGCCatggctccctgctgccctcagAATAAAAGCCAAGATCCTCAAGGCAGCACTCAAAACTCatctagggctgggcctggctctcCCTGCTGCCCCATCCACAGGCTCCCTGGGTCTCCTCCAGGCAGGCTTCCTTGATTACCACTCGTGTCTCCACCCCAATCTGCCTAGGGGTGTCTCTAACATGACTCCCAAAGATCCTGCTCTTTGGAATTTAGGCCCTTGGAGATGTCCACATCAAGCGGGAGCTcagattccagtcctggctctgctcctcatCCAGCCTCGGGTCATCTGCGTGCTCACTGGCAGCCAGCAGGGGGCGCCCCCAAATAGCTGAGTCCCTGGTACCCAGGTGGGGGACTGATGCGTTTCCTGTTCTCAGTCCCACGCTTTAACGCTgctatggctgttgtgggcattgagcgaatgaaccagcagttgaggGTTgtctagtctgtctctctctgaccgACAGCATACTGAACGCAAGCGAGACACAGCGACTTCTGCCTGGCCGACGCTCCGCCAGCTTGCCGGGGTGGAGGGCAGCTGCCACGTTGCACGGACACAGCCTCCGGTAGCACCATGGACAGGCCCCTGCAGCTAGCAGGGGAGGTCTGGGCTGAAGCCATGGAAGAGAAGCTTCAAGGCGTGAAGCCACCTGGGGATCCCCCACTATGGTCCCGAATGCACTCTCCTGACAGATTCTGAACCATAGGAACCCGGCTGAGCAcccggtgctgtggcatagcaggggaaagctgccatttgcaatgctggcatcccatataggtcctggctgctccacttctgatcccgttccctgctaatatgcctgggacagcagaagatggctcaagtgcttgggcccctgctcacgcatgagagacctggagggagtttcaggttcctggcttcagcctggcctggtctgagctgttgtggccacttgggaagtaaaccagcacatagaagattctctttctctgtgtgtctttcaaataaataagcctttttttaaaaagtgcttgggAACCATTTGCAGTTTTTCTAGAGTGAGCATTTGCTGTGCATTCGTGGTCCCCTTACATGCTGTCTTGGGGCGTTGCGGAATCTCGCTCAGCGATCCACTTCCA
Coding sequences within it:
- the PLAUR gene encoding urokinase plasminogen activator surface receptor, which gives rise to MGRPLLLLPLLLCLQTCLPVSQGLRCLQCQRNGLCQVKECEPGQDLCRTTVVRDWEGREELEVVERGCAHPDKSNRTMSYRTGHKIISLMETVCASDLCNQPRLDPVATFPRGRYLECISCASSDLSCERSREQSLQCRRPEEQCLQVVSYRSLEGSLMYEHHTYGCGQLPGCPGPTGFHNNHTFHFLSCCNTSYCNRGPVLEHHHLPPNGLQCYSCEGNSTHGCSAEETSLTDCRGPMDRCVEATGTNGLGNPSYTIRGCATVSWCHRLHVAEAFGLTHVNLTMCCTGSGCNNAASDAQPRTAQAPRPGPAHLSLLVTSALLTSTLGGITLLWN